The nucleotide sequence aacctataactcaccaacatccgtgttgactttttagcatgttttattctcaggtccttagaatgcttccgctgtgatgtgcttgttgcctgcatggagtctctcatgctttgtacaaagtttattgcattcaaaataaaactgcgttgtgtaataaataattggactgtgatgtcaacctgtaaattaaagacttatgtattttggggttttgcttatacctaagcactcgcccacatgtttataactttctatgtttagaaagtcacttattttaatgaatgcaatattttatcaaaacgtatcatatagaggtcaaaacctcactgtggaatcaatgattaacgtgccgcgtcaatagcgattttgacgggtcgttacacttaaGCACCATTTACTTTTATGATAAATCCATGTAACTAGTCtggatccggcccgcgcgatgcgtcgGGGGCTTTCGGCCcgtatattcatatttaacgtaactTTATGTATTTGCAGAAGGAAAATGGCTCACGTGTCAAGCGCCATTgtaggtgtcgtcgtctttagtgtttttttaaaaactgttcggttcgaacgtagttagtttcgttttgttgataaaattatttcgagtctaacggtgctgtcgaaaaaatttaactcgcggcgagcaggaagatacaggTCGTCGATGtgtttaacgttttttaaaaagtgtccgtttcgaacgtagttagtttcgttttgttcataaaaattttccgagtttaacggtgtggtcggtgaaatttaactccgagcgaggaggaagatacgggctgtcgaagtgtttgggttaagtttttattttaactgAGGGAATTTTTATTTGACCCCCCTGAAGTTCAGGGTAATTTTTGTAAGCTGATTATAGTTGAGGGGGGTATTTTGCATTTTTTGGGTTGGGTTTTAGGCCATTGTCGTTTTGACCCGGGTTTTAGGTGTGGTGGGGGTGAAACGACACCTTTCCCCACCACAGTTAGTAGTATAggggttaatatatatatatatatatatatatataataattttaaacacATAAATATATGCGTTACATGGGCCAAGGCCCATTTCAAACTAAAAGAAGTCCAATAAAGCCCAAAATCGCCGATATAAAGTCTTCAATAttctcaaaattagggttttacaAAGCACAAAAGCGTCTCATCGGAAAAATACCAATTTCAATCGCTCGTCACAGACACAAAAAAAATGATTTACGACGTCAACTCTCCGCTCTTCCGATCCTTCCTCAGCCAGAAGGGAGGTTCATCTGATAAAAGGTACGATTCTTTTCTTTGATTCCGATTCTAGGGTTCGTAGTTCATCTCATAATTGTTGTTGAATGATTTAATAATTACGTGTGTATATGAAATTGTGGCATGATGTCCTTGTTTAACCTACTTGAAAATAACGAAATTATTATGAGAAGCTTGAAGTCATAAGATTGTGTAATTTTTGTCCCTTTTTCATGCGATTAACGTCATAAATCATTTAAAATTAGCTTATTTGTCTTTTGGAAGTTTTAGCAAGCTTACGAGCTTCTAAAATTAGGGTGCATTTAGGCAAGGTATTGTTTCTCATTTTACCTTTTGATTAGATTCGAAAACACTTTAAATTTTTCCTATACTCTATTTATAGAGTATATGGCTGTAGATAAAAAATTCTTAAATGATTCTTCTTCCTTCTTATTATTCGGCGTTTATCGTTGGATTGGCTTTATTCTGGCGATGTATTGTTTTATTCATTCTCTGTATCATCTTATTGTTACTAGTGAGATTGCTTTTGTATATTTTATTGTGAGTAGGTGAACATTGAACCAATAGCTGTGTTGTTTCAATTTATATTGTTGCTTTGATGTTTAATTTGCTGTTGAATGCTACAGGAAAACTGAAGAACAGAGGCCTAGGGACAACAAGCCAAAAGCTAATGAAAACAAACCTGTCATGAATGAGTAATGGTTCTATTTACTAAAGAAATGTAAGGGTTATGTCGTAGTTTTATGTACTTTGTTCATGGATTATGATAACCATTACTCGGCAATGCAGTCATTATCTTTCTATAGTTAAATCTATTCTATGGATATCCTTGTGTAACAACGGATAACTTTTCTACAAGTATcttgtttgttaatgatatgattatgaaGGCAAATAATTGAATTTCATTGTGTTTCTGGAATATATCTTATGCACTAGTGCAATATCTTTTGGCAGCATTTTTTATATTCAGCATTAGTGATTTGCTTATCGAGTAGAGATCCTTCACAGATATGTGGACCGACTTGATATCTACTTGATATTGCATCACTTATGATCAACATGTAAACTGTTGCGATCTTTTTACAAAAAGGTCAGCATATAAGTTTGCCATTTTCTGTTGGATGGAAGATATCCCAGAAAGATGGTCACTGTTTTTTACAGTAGAACAATATTTTGAAACTTTAGTGCAGGGTCTATTTTCAGTTTATTAAGGGCACAACAATGTTATTTTATTTCTGTAATTCCTACAACAATATCAACATTACTAGTGAAgaaacccgtgaaatcacgggtttgtttaaacgactaTTGATAACTAAACATTATAtcataaaataattaaaatttcatatttcgaTTGACAAAAAAATATGAAAATTATGTCATATTGTACACAAAAGCAATGCACGAATAAGAATGCCCTGGTGAACATACATTTTCAGTTCGCCATTCGATTCCTCTATTAGTCAAAGCTACGAACACGTATTATCACATCAACATTCAAAGAATGGAAAGAATATGAATATGATCTCAACATCACATACAACTCGTATCATCTTTATTATGCGTAAGAAAGTAGAAACTACAACATCATCAGATTTCGTCAAAATGTCTTCAACCCCTTGAGAGTCCTCATCATTCTGAACAACAATTTCAAAAACTAACGGCGGCAAACTTAATCCTCGTCATTTTTTACACCAGCATGTTTCAAGTCAAAACAATATCTTATGGGTAAAAACATGTTTAAGGTAAAAAAGCATGTTTCAGATAAAAATAGCATGTTTTGGGTCAAAACCAGGATGTTTCGGGTCAAAAACAGCATGTTTCGGATCAAAACAACATCTAATGGGTCAGAAACAGCATGTTTTGAGTCGAAATACAGCATGTTTTGGGTCAAAACAGCATCTCATAGATGAAAAACATGTTTCGAGTAAAAACCAACAACGTACCGAGATGTAAGACTCCCAAACAGCATGGTCACTAACTGTTAATGGTAGTGATTaaacaaaatataatattttgtcTACCTCCAACACAATAAGagaagttaatgattaaaaaaagcTAAACACATACTTCATAAACTCCTTCAATAATCCACTCAAATTCAACAACATTATAGCCCTTCTTCATATGATATCAACAACCTTTATTAGTGAAATAAAGAAAACTTAATCCTCATCATTTTTTACACCAACATGTTTTAAGTCAAAATATCTTAGGGGTAAAAAAACATGTTTTGGGTATAAAAAAAAGCATGTCTCTAGTAAAAATAGTATGTTTCGGGTCAAAAACAGCATGTTTCGGATAAAAGCAGCATGTTAAAAGGTAAAAGCAGCATGTTTCGGGTAAAAACAGCATGTTTCGGGTCAAATACAACATGTTTCGGATCAAAACAACATCTAATGGGTCAAAAACAAAATGTTTCGGGTCAAAATACAACATGTTTGGGTCAACAGCATCTGATAGGTCAAAAAACAGCATGTTTCGGGTAAAAACATGTTTTGGGTACCTAATAGATAATTTCAAGTACCTAATATTATAAAAGGAAATTTTAGGTGATGCAATAATGCTTACTTGGCATCCTCTATTTGTATAACAATCTTTGTGGCCCTTTACCACTAATCCCAGCTCCTCAAATGTCGCTTGTGATGCCCATTTTTCGCTTGCGTCCATAATTCTAATAGGGCTTTCAGTCGCCATTGTAACTGAAAATTTGCAAAATTTCATACTTATTAGTCAATACTCTCAAATCTTTTGTCCTAAATTTTCTCATACAACAAAATCTCAATGAATTCAAAGGGAACAAATTTTGTCCATCGACAATTCTTAATGAATTGTGTCCTAAATTTTGTCCATTGACAATAACTAATGAATTGTGTCCCGAATTAACCTTGAAAAGCTCCTATGAGCTCAAACTCTATTATGTGAGTCAAAAGTACCTCGGCAACAACCTTATAATCGTCTTTGACAACCATCCTAATCAATTCAAACGATGCATCAATGTGAATAATTGAAGATGATGCATCATTATATACTCGATTATAACATAATCTGATATGAGCTGTagaaaaccctaatctttaaaaaaaaataatttacctATAACCCGAATAAACTCGGTATATCCTATCTGAAAACTTTATATTTACAAATCACTTTATTAGGTGAAAATGTTACCCATCTGACACACTATCACGAGCTCAATACATATATAACAATATGTACAATTCAAAATACATATACATGTAGACACAAGAAAAATAAAACAATGATATCAGTGGACTAAAAGTTAAATCGAAACTTACCAAAGCAAAAGAGATTTCACGACTGTGTGCTGGAAAACATCTAATGTGAGTCATCAGCTTCTACATCCTATCATGAcattcaaataaaaaaaaattccattTGCATTATTAACAAAACAACATAGAAATAATATCAACTTCAAAAATGTATTCAAAACCAACTAATAGAAACTGAATGCTATATAaagtaaattataaaatataaatataaaatagaaaTAGATTGCAAAATATCCATCCAGAAAAATAAGGGAATGTAAAATATTCAATCCAATCCAACTCTCTTTTAAAATATATagcaaaataagagtattttgcaGACAAAAAGATGCAAAAAAAGGGGTAAGATAATACAATATACTTGTTCAGAATCACTACAGGGAACCTGTGCACCAACCCATTAAACATGGTTAATGATCGAGTATATCATCAAAAGTCATTATTTAATAGAAAAGCATAAACATAGAACTCTGTCATTTCATTGAAAGTCATTATTTAATACAATATACCTGTTCATCTTTGTCATTTCATCGAATACCTTGACTGCGTCTAAGATGATGCGTCTAGTAAATGATTGGAAAATGAAGAAACACTAGAAATAGATAATGATATAAATGGAAGAAACAATATCAACTTAAAACACTGATGCAAGcatgaaaaattgaaaaatgatACCTGATGTAAAGCAAGATGCAAACACAATTTTTAAGAAATCAGTCAGCCATGTATTGGAGATCGAGTGATAATAGAGATGAGATTATATACCTGTAAGCAAAATACATCAAATGTTATCATTGAGAAAACATGAAAAAACCCTAGAAATGGTGATATGAAAAAACTATAAAATTGGCGAGATGAGAAAGGAGAGGATGAAGTGCAGATGCAAATTAGGGTTTTAAAGGAAAGGAAGTAGGTGCAATTTGAGTTTTAATATGGTTATATGGTTATTTCAAATTTCAAATTCGAAGCAGATAGAGATTACACATTTACAGTGATATATTTTGCTTAAAAAGGTGGGAAGTTGAAGTTGGATGCACGCACGGGTTTTGTCAGTCGCTTTTGTCAGTAGTTGCTGTTCAAATTTGGCCAGTGGCCCTAttgtttcattttatttaatattttttaatatgttatttgttataaaatatctagattgtgttataaaatatctagattggatgttaattttattattattatatttcttgcatagtaatattttatactataaatagacatgtatggtaaccatttaaggtgcaccatttctcttgaaatatcaatatcaatatttcttctctccttcttctctctttttctctctttgttcttataaccattaaaggtagttataagcctactgaattataacacgttatcagcacgaaaagcttagtgtaattaaaagatatctcaaacgatcacgaatcactaatcaaggtatgaaattattaataattttcagactcgaatatatcaaattttggactactaacatttatatttatgttatttaagttatatatggtcggttataccacatgaattatatttctgtaatctaacttttactaacttcactaacatttatatttatgttatttaagttatatatggtcggttataccacctgaattatatttctgtaatctaacttttactaacttcactaacatttatatttatgttatttaagttatatatggtcggttataccacctgaattatattttctgtaatctaactcttattaacttcactaacatttatatttatgttaataagacctcatgattgtacgcaacacgtcatttgacaacacggtactttatgtacgcaacacgtcatttgacaacacggtaccatgggtcgagattaattccgatcaatacgaatacgacggggtctttatatgttatctaacatttatgattacttatgcaattaatcattatttatttcatgcatactaatgtttattcttaaatttataattttaaaagttaaaataaaaaaatagtttgtatttttattaaaaataaatcttaaaagttaaaataagaaaaagtagtttgtacttttattaaaagtaaatcttaaaagttaaaatacaaaaagtagtttgtatttttattaaaagtaaatcttaaaagttaaaataagaaaaagtagtttgtatttttattaaaagtatatcttaaaagttaaagtaagaaaaaaaaggggatggtaaaatggaatagttttttgtcaaaaatgaagtattgaaaatgaagtggtctccttctataactaaaaaatatatatatatacttttatcaaatgaatttttttgtggccgacaatttcaaacacgagtccgtgtttagtttatcaagaatatctcttgctttggtgaaaggtcacgatcacgatatcaggtgttgtgaaagaattaaaaaattggtcaagtggcattttaaaaactagaaaaaaaaatttaaacaaaaagttttttttatatatttataatttacgggtaacgtaaaaaaaaaggaagttttttaaaaaaaaaaataaagaaagtgtttaaatgagttttacagaaagggggaaagcaaagtaaaaaaaaaaaaaaaaaaaaaaaaaaaaaaaaaaaaaaaaacttttttccaaacaaaggtaaatgaaagtaggacttaatacaagaaaaaagtaaacatctcctagacgtgataaaatctatcaatgataagtattagacttgatgagctaaatgtgacaaaaatgtttcaacatgtcttatgttaattttctaaaataagttattattattccgagtttaacacatatacatatgttaattaaaaacaacctttttgttcttatgtagtgttgggttgcaattttggttgtatgccataattccatccagtagagtgacaatagaaaacttttgatgataatcaataaaaaacttttttccaaacttgtcaaatgttttgttaaaaacgtgaccgttgaaaaagggaggttgaataataaaacttaaaaaacaaattatttttttaagagtgtgcatcaaaatggcccgtttaataatggggagtaaaaatatagtcaaattgtttcaacgaacaagggttcaattggatgtctcttaaaaaaaaatccgcgggtacgggtgatggatccaatggatccgcacccacgacccgcgggtgctatccctaattgtgacaagtacaaatcaactaaaagtctaaaaaataaatgctcttatagggaccaaatgttcacaataattgcctaagctagatatgaaacaaatagttcataaaaaaaaaaaaagggtcgttgtgcgttttcgggatgatagccgaaatacacttacaaaagtaggtcagccgtcaattctttatggccatatcaacgtagatcaataaaat is from Rutidosis leptorrhynchoides isolate AG116_Rl617_1_P2 chromosome 10, CSIRO_AGI_Rlap_v1, whole genome shotgun sequence and encodes:
- the LOC139873360 gene encoding wound-induced basic protein translates to MIYDVNSPLFRSFLSQKGGSSDKRKTEEQRPRDNKPKANENKPVMNE